The DNA region TCAGAAATTCAGTCAATTGTCGTATTAGCACTGCCAGAATCTTGGGATAGTATTGTCTCATACCCTACTTAATCAGCAACGAGTTTCCTTCCTGTACAACTCAAGTATTCAGTATAGAAACTTGCTTGTTTGCCGTATTTATATTCCTCTAGATTGTTCCTAGCTGCACCGTTTATCTTTAGAGATCTTGACGGTTGTAGCGACGATAATCTAAGCTCTTGGTTTCCAATGTAGGGTCTCCAGCAAAGCGGTTACTTCAACCCATTCGATGGCAACGTCAGCCCTGTTTGCATCTTAGGCTTTTACCCATGAGTTATTCTCAATCCTCGCACCAGCTACCAGCCCCCTGCATCATCGACACTGGCACTATCGTCAACAAGCAAGACATTGAACGCCTGCTCAATGACCTGAATCGGGTGCGCTATATTCATAGGCTGGATGACGAAATCAAAAATGAAGGCGAAGGGTGCGTGATGGAAGTGTTTTGCGATCCTCAACGCTCAACCTTGATTGCCAATCAGGCGATCTATCTCAATGTCCAGAGTTTTGATTACTTACACTTAAGCCAGTCTGCCACCAATGAAGCTTATTTTGACTTAATTCAAGATAACCGTCAGTTACGGCTGATCCCACTCTCCAACCCCTTGCAGGAGCAGTCTACAGAACCCTTTAACGTGGATGCCCTAGAAGCGATGGTAACGCAAGTCCTCAGCGCCAAGTGGGATGTACAAATCGATGATGACGGTGAGTGTCCTTTCTAAAGGTTGAAGGTTGAAGGTTGAAGGTTTAAAGTTAGAAGGCTTAAGGTTAGAAGGGTCAAGGTGAGAACCCTGAGATTTGAGCTCTTCTGACCGTTGACTATCGATAAAAACCTTAATCAACAGCGTTGGAACAACAGACAATTCAGTTTTCCTTTCAATGTCAGGCGTCCTGTAGCCAGACAAAAGCCCGTGCTGGTGTTTTTGTTACGCCTCATGGTTTGGTCGAGACGCCAAAGTTCATGCCCGTAGGCACCTTGGCAACGGTTAAAACCCTAACGCCAGCACAGCTAGAAACGGCTGGAGCACAAATGGTTCTGGCGAATACCTATCATCTCCACCTACAACCGGGAGAAGGCATCGTAGAGCAAGCCGGTGGGTTGCATCGCTTCATGGGTTGGAAGGGGCCGATGCTCACTGACTCCGGTGGCTTCCAGGTGTTTAGCTTGAGTAAAATCCGCAAAATTACCGAAGAAGGTGTAACGTTTCGCTCACCTCGCGATGGACGAATCATCAATCTGACACCAGAGCGTTCGATTGAAATTCAGAATACATTGGGGGCAGATGTGATCATGGCATTTGATGAGTGCCCCCCTTACCCGGCTGAACGCTCAGAAGTCGAGGCGGCAACCGAACGAACCTACCGCTGGTTGAAGCGCTGTATTGACGCTCACGCCCGCCCTGGGGAGCAAGCGCTGTTTGGGATTGTCCAGGGCGGTGTTTACCTGGATTTACGTCGTGCGGCTGCTCAATCTTTGGTATCGTTGGATTTACCCGGTTATGCCATTGGTGGCGTGAGTGTGGGTGAACCCGCTGAGCTGATTCACGAGATTGTGGATGCCACTGCACCGTATTTACCCGTCGATAAGCCTCGTTATCTCATGGGGGTGGGGACATATCGAGAAATGGTACGTGCGATCGCAGCCGGCATAGACTTGTTCGATTGCGTGATTCCCACACGATTAGGGCGTCATGGTGCGGCGTTAGTGCAGGGAGAACGCTGGAACTTGAAAAATGCTCGGTTTCGGGAAGATTTCACGCCTTTAGATGCCACTTGCCCTTGCTATGGTTGCCAGAACTTTACTCGCGCTTACCTCAACCACCTAGTGCGATGTAAGGAAGTTCTCGGCTTCATTTTGCTCTCGCTGCACAATGTCACTGAACTGATTCGCTTCACACAACAGATTCGGGAGGCGATTTTGAGTGATCGCTTTACTACAGAGTTTGCTCATTGGCTCAATCGGGAAACTTGACAACCTTGAGCGCAGGACTTACACGAACGGAATGCGATCCAAGGGCGACAAGGGCACATAGCAAATATTTTTCACTTTGTCAACCCAACAGCAACTGGTACAGGGAATGCTGTGTCAATTTTTACCAACCGCCGATTCATAATCCAGCCCTAACAACTGACAATCGGAATCGAGGTTGCTGACAATCAAAAGGACGACACAAGCACAATAATCTCGGATAGCTTGCCGGAGGGCTTCTTTTTTCGTGGAGGTACGAAGGTGTAAATATTTGGATGAACCATCCGGAAATTCACAAAAAAGATGAAATAACATAATCCTAAACTGTTGAGCGATTAGTCCTAGCAATCAACGTATTGAGGGTTTGTGAATAAAATGTGAAGAGAGGAATTTTGTTAACGCTTTTTTATATAGCAGTCAGCAAGGCGACTCTTGACTCTCACCAAATACTGAAAGCTTCACCCGTCAATATGCATCTCTTGTGCCTTCCGCTTCCTTGTATGATCTCCCGTATCCTCTGCCTTTTGCTATATTTGTTGATTTGTAATTTCTTAAGCACAGCGGTGGAAATCAACGTAAATTTTTATGGCTTTTGTGGGTAAGAGGAAATGGTGTTTTTCCCAATTTCCAATTCCCCATTACCGCCGCCACAAGTGATATTGAACGACGTGCGTCTGCTTAAAACAGGTTTGTAGTGCCTGAAATGATATTACTCCTGCTCATGGCTTTTTCCTCAACCCATGCCTTGAATTCAAGGATTTGCACATAATCGCTAGGTGGATTGTTGGTAGTCGCTTCCTCTGTCCGTTTCTTTTCTATCAGATATTGAGCAATTAACTGACAACAGCTTGGCTGATTAGCTAGCTGTTGTTTAAGCTGCTCATTTTCCTCTCTAAGCTGTTGAATTTCATCTTGCCACCAAGTCATCACTTACCACTAAAACGAAAAAATGTTTATAGAGAAACTCTTTCTGCTAGTCTGAGCTTAGCAGAACGGGAACGAGGGTTGTCTGCCAGTTCCTTCTCTTGGGCTGTTATTGGCTTTTTAGTTAGTATCCGCAAGAGAGGGGAATCTCGCAGCGTATGCTTGACAATCCGATCTTCTAAGCTATGAAAACTGATTATGCCAATTCTGCCATCTGGTTTTAGCCAATGGGGAGCACGGTTGAGGAAAGTTTCGAGAGAGGCGAGTTCTTGATTCACGACAATGCGTAGCGCTTGAAACACACGAGTCGCGGGGTGAATTCTACCGTGGCGGTACTTGGGAGGGACGCTATAGGCGATCGCATCCGCCAGTTCCGTGGTGGTTTGAAAGGGACGTTTCTCCACAATTCGCCTTGCTATTTGCCGCGATAGGCGTTCTTCCCCGTATTTGTAAAATGCGTCTGCGAGTTGCGCGGCATCCCACTGGTTGATCACATCGGCAGCGGTGAGGGATTGGCGCTGATCCATCCGCATATCTAAATCCGCCGTATGGCGAAAACTAAAGCCTCGTTCTGGTGTATCGAATTGAGCAGAGCTAACACCTAAATCAGCAATAATCCCATCGAATTGCAGCGAAAATGGCTGATATTCAGCAAAATTTCCCTGCCAGAAGTGGACGCGCTCGCCATAGGGTGCTAACTTGGCTTGGGCGGCGGCGAGGGCTACAGCATCGCGATCGATCGCAGTGAGTTGAACATCCGGTGCCGCTTCTAAAATCAACTGGCTGTGTCCACCCCCACCTACTGTCGCATCCAGGTAATGCCCACCCGCACGAATATTCAACCCTTCAACCAACTCCCGACTCAGCACCGAAACATGTGAAAACGCCGTTGTGTTCGCCCTCTGAGCCTCTGTCATAATTAAAATAAGCAACAAAAATCAATATTTTGTACAAGACCTACCGCCATAAAGCTATCAAATATCAGGGATAAGCGAATGCGTGTGTTGTCCGTAAAGGGTTGCAGGTTAACATGTTACAAATTAAAAGGTTATAAGTTTTAACATTCCGGCTTCAACCTTCCAACCTCCAACTGTTTGGCTCCTGAGAAGCTAACTGTCACTTGTTGCTACTGTCCAACCTGCTGCAAAGGGAAATTGCTTAGTTTATATGGCAAAAATTGAAACAAGAACAGAACCCATGGTTCTCAACATGGGTCCCCACCATCCTTCCATGCATGGGGTGCTGCGACTCATCGTCACCCTCGATGGCGAGGATGTGGTTGATTGCGAACCGGTAATCGGTTACTTGCACCGGGGCATGGAGAAAATTGCGGAGAACCGCACTACCATCATGTATGTTCCCTACGTTAGTCGGTGGGACTATGCAGAGGGGATGTTCAACGAAGCGATTACCGTCAATGCCCCAGAAAAATTAGCGGATATCGCGGTGCCCAAACGCGCCAGCTACATCCGCGTCATTATGCTGGAGTTGAACCGGATTGCTAATCACCTGTTGTGGTTAGGGCCGTTCATGGCTGACGTGGGTGCCCAGACGCCTTTCTTCTACATCTTCCGGGAACGGGAGTTGATTTACGATTTGTGGGAAGCCGTCTCAGGCTATCGCATGGTTAACAACAACTACTTCCGCATCGGTGGGGTAGCAGCTGATCTGACTTACGGCTGGGTAGATAAGTGCTCTGATTTCTGTGACTACTTTATGCCCAAAGTAGACGAGTACGAGCGCCTCATTACCGACAACCCTATCTTCCGTCGTCGCGTTCAAGGGATTGGTACTATCACTCGCGAAGAAGCGATTAACTGGGGACTTTCTGGCCCCATGCTGCGGGCTTCTGGTGTCAAGTGGGACTTACGGAAAGTTGACCACTACGAGTGCTACGACGATTTCGACTGGGAAGTACAGTGGGAAACCGCTGGAGATTGCTTTGCCCGGTATTTAGTGCGGATTCGCGAGATGCGCGAGTCGGTTAAAATTATTCGCCAAGCGTTGAAAGGACTTCCCGGTGGCCCTTATGAGAACCTGGAAGCCAAGCGGATGGTAGAAGGGAAAAAATCTCAGTGGAATGATTTTGAGTATCAGTTTGTCGGCAAGAAAATTGCGCCTACCTTTAAAATTCCCAAGGGCGAACATTACGTCCGCGTCGAAAGCGGAAAAGGAGAACTCGGCATTTTCATCGTTGGGGATGATAATGTCTTCCCGTGGCGTTTTAAGATTCGCGCCGCTGATTTTGTCAACCTGCAAATCTTGCCTCATCTCCTACGGGGTGTGAAGCTTGCCGATATCATGGCGATTCTGGGCAGTATTGACATCATCATGGGTTCGGTAGACCGATAAAGCAAGTAATCAGCAAAATATCCCCTTGTGAGAACAAGGAAACGGCAAAAGAGAGGTTTCTTTCTTTTGCTTTTTTATTTAGATTCCTCAGTCGGACGATATAGCTGTCGCCATAAAGATTAGGACAGAACTAACGGCTGAAATGACGACGTACCAGTAATAAACCTTCTACCCTCTGCCTACTCCTGCGGAGAACGCTGCGCGAACTGCCTTCTGCCTTCTGCTAGAAAAATGTATGGAATGCTACAGTTCTTGAGGCTGTACAGCAGGTTGAATAGGGCTACCGAACTGTCTGCAAAGACTGTAAACATGAGGAGTATTGAATGACAATTCCAGAAATTACCCAAAAACTTTTGGCTGCTAAAAAGGCAAAAGGACTAACTTTTGCAGATTTGGAAACCCTGATTGGGCGGGACGAAGTATGGATTTCTGCTGTGTTCTACCGTCAAGCTAGTGCTTCGGAAGATGAGGCGAGTAAAATTATCTCGGCATTGGGGTTAGAACCCCATATCGCAGACGAATTAACAGAATTCTCTGTCAAAGGCTCTTTAGATCCGCTTATCCCAACTGACCCGTTAATCTATCGCTTCTATGAGATTATGCAAGTTTATGGAATGCCCATGAAAGCCGTGATTCATGAGAAGTTCGGCGATGGGATTATGAGCGCGATCGATTTTACTCTGGATATTGAAAAAGAAGAAGACCCCAAAGGCGATCGCGTGAAAGTTATCATGTCTGGCAAGTTTTTACCCTACAAAAAGTGGTAGTCATTGACCGAAACCCTCATTATTTGGCTCTGACAAATGGCTAACAATTGGTATTTCTCCTAGAGGATGTCACTTACTGACCGGCATGGGATTGGTGAGAATTTTCTTGATGTGGGATTTATGATATTCCCCGAACACCGCTCTTGCATAGCTTTCCATACTATCAGTCCAAGGGAAATTAGCCATCCTGGCTCGCCACTGCACCCCAGGAATGGGCGGCAAGTTTAAAGCTTCTCGTCCAACTAATCTAAAGATGGTAATCGCCTTAGAGTTGGGGTCGAAACTATCTCCTTGAAGGTCAGCGTCCCAGGTACCAATTAAGTTAAATACTGTACGAGAACTCCTCAGCTTGACAATCCACTGAATACTAATTCGATGAGTCCTAAAAATCGGATCTTGATGGATTAAAGAACGCTCAAAATTGGACATTTCCATGCCTTGGGGTCGATAGTGACGCAAGGCTAATCGAATCGCTGCCAAGTTATCCAGCGTGATGAGCAAATTGACACGAGGATTATCCCGACGGAACATATACCAGGTTCCCACTGCGCCAGGAGCATCTCGTTCTACAAAAACAAGGGAAGTTTGTTCATCGTGGGACTCAGTTCGCTCAATGACTTTTAAAGGTCTTTGCTTGGTGCGTCCTTTAGTAAAGATTTGGCGAACCCACCGCTTGAGCCAGCGAAACCATGTTAATAAGCTATCTTGCTTAACTGGCTCTGCTTTACTTACTGTATTGAGTCTATAAACTTCCATGCTTTTAAAGCTTACCGAGTAAGCTGCTCCCATCAATGTGTTTGCAAGATACAAACTTTATGTGTACCAATTGTGAAATCGGCCTGTCTTCATCCGAGTTACGTAATTTTTAAATTAACCCCCTTTTATTGCTCTGATCAGAGAATAAATGACGAGCTGGCTTTGAGACAGGTTTCCTCGCCAAAGTCGGGGACTTCGACGCAAAGGCTCAGCGTTTCAACTATTCTCTGGTGAGAGTAAAGAAAGAGGGATTGCTCAGGACTTATACAGTCACCTGATTTCTCATGCTATTTACATACACCCTATTACTGTTATAGCTAGGACTGACGCAGTAAGACAGTAGTCTGTGATTCTAAGTGAAGGTTAGGGTGCGTTTTGGCGGGGCGTGGAATCTAGGCGAAACGTGCTTGGAGAGGGAAAACAATCAATTTTTAAGGCTTAAAAATGTTAACGCTTAAAAACCCTCTAGCCTTTAACACCACTACTGGTATCTGTCGGGACAATGTAGCGCTGCACGAAGAGGAACAATACAATAACAGGGGCAATAGAAATAA from Microcoleus sp. AS-A8 includes:
- the tgt gene encoding tRNA guanosine(34) transglycosylase Tgt, which translates into the protein MEQQTIQFSFQCQASCSQTKARAGVFVTPHGLVETPKFMPVGTLATVKTLTPAQLETAGAQMVLANTYHLHLQPGEGIVEQAGGLHRFMGWKGPMLTDSGGFQVFSLSKIRKITEEGVTFRSPRDGRIINLTPERSIEIQNTLGADVIMAFDECPPYPAERSEVEAATERTYRWLKRCIDAHARPGEQALFGIVQGGVYLDLRRAAAQSLVSLDLPGYAIGGVSVGEPAELIHEIVDATAPYLPVDKPRYLMGVGTYREMVRAIAAGIDLFDCVIPTRLGRHGAALVQGERWNLKNARFREDFTPLDATCPCYGCQNFTRAYLNHLVRCKEVLGFILLSLHNVTELIRFTQQIREAILSDRFTTEFAHWLNRET
- the rsmH gene encoding 16S rRNA (cytosine(1402)-N(4))-methyltransferase RsmH, whose protein sequence is MTEAQRANTTAFSHVSVLSRELVEGLNIRAGGHYLDATVGGGGHSQLILEAAPDVQLTAIDRDAVALAAAQAKLAPYGERVHFWQGNFAEYQPFSLQFDGIIADLGVSSAQFDTPERGFSFRHTADLDMRMDQRQSLTAADVINQWDAAQLADAFYKYGEERLSRQIARRIVEKRPFQTTTELADAIAYSVPPKYRHGRIHPATRVFQALRIVVNQELASLETFLNRAPHWLKPDGRIGIISFHSLEDRIVKHTLRDSPLLRILTKKPITAQEKELADNPRSRSAKLRLAERVSL
- a CDS encoding NAD(P)H-quinone oxidoreductase subunit H, yielding MAKIETRTEPMVLNMGPHHPSMHGVLRLIVTLDGEDVVDCEPVIGYLHRGMEKIAENRTTIMYVPYVSRWDYAEGMFNEAITVNAPEKLADIAVPKRASYIRVIMLELNRIANHLLWLGPFMADVGAQTPFFYIFRERELIYDLWEAVSGYRMVNNNYFRIGGVAADLTYGWVDKCSDFCDYFMPKVDEYERLITDNPIFRRRVQGIGTITREEAINWGLSGPMLRASGVKWDLRKVDHYECYDDFDWEVQWETAGDCFARYLVRIREMRESVKIIRQALKGLPGGPYENLEAKRMVEGKKSQWNDFEYQFVGKKIAPTFKIPKGEHYVRVESGKGELGIFIVGDDNVFPWRFKIRAADFVNLQILPHLLRGVKLADIMAILGSIDIIMGSVDR
- the cynS gene encoding cyanase translates to MTIPEITQKLLAAKKAKGLTFADLETLIGRDEVWISAVFYRQASASEDEASKIISALGLEPHIADELTEFSVKGSLDPLIPTDPLIYRFYEIMQVYGMPMKAVIHEKFGDGIMSAIDFTLDIEKEEDPKGDRVKVIMSGKFLPYKKW